A single genomic interval of Oryctolagus cuniculus chromosome 19, mOryCun1.1, whole genome shotgun sequence harbors:
- the SMURF1 gene encoding E3 ubiquitin-protein ligase SMURF1 isoform X5: protein MSNPGTRRSGSSIKIRLTVLCAKNLAKKDFFRLPDPFAKIVVDGSGQCHSTDTVKNTLDPKWNQHYDLYVGKSDSITISVWNHKKIHKKQGAGFLGCVRLLSNAVSRLKDTGYQRLDLCKLNPSDTDAVRGQIVVSLQTRDRIGTGGSVVDCRGLLENEGTVYEDSGPGRPLSCFMEEPAPYTDGPGAAGGGGNCRFVESPSQDQRLQAQRLRTPEVRGSLQTPQNRPHGHQSPELPEGYEQRTTVQGQVYFLHTQTGVSTWHDPRVPRDLNSVNCDELGPLPPGWEVRSTVSGRIYFVDHNNRTTQFTDPRLHHIMNHQCRLKEPSQPLPLPSEGSVEDEELPAQRYERDLVQKLKVLRHELSLQQPQAGHCRIEVSREEIFEESYRQIMKMRPKDLKKRLMVKFRGEEGLDYGGVAREWLYLLCHEMLNPYYGLFQYSTDNSYMLQINPDSSINPDHLSYFHFVGRIMGLAVFHGHYINGGFTVPFYKQLLGKPIQLSDLESVDPELHKSLVWILENDITPVLDHTFCVEHNAFGRLLQHELKPNGRNVPVTEENKKEYVRLYVNWRFMRGIEAQFLALQKGFSELIPQHLLKPFDQKELELIIGGLDKIDLNDWKSNTRLKHCVADSNIVRWFWQAVETFDEERRARLLQFVTGSTRVPLQGFKALQGSTGAAGPRLFTIHLIDANTDNLPKAHTCFNRIDIPPYESYEKLYEKLLTAVEETCGFAVE from the exons tgTTATGTGCCAAGAACCTTGCAAAGAAGGACTTCTTCC gGCTCCCGGACCCCTTTGCGAAGATCGTCGTGGACGGGTCTGGCCAGTGCCACTCCACCGACACCGTGAAAAACACGCTGGACCCAAAGTGGAACCAGCATTACGACCT GTACGTGGGGAAATCGGACTCCATAACCATCAGCGTGTGGAACCACAAGAAGATTCACAAGAAGCAGGGCGCCGGCTTCCTGGGCTGCGTGCGGCTGCTCTCCAACGCCGTCAGCCGGCTGAAAGACACCGGAT ATCAGCGTTTGGATCTATGCAAACTAAATCCCTCCGACACTGACGCAGTTCGTGGCCAAATAGTGG TCAGTTTACAGACACGAGACAGGATAGGCACCGGCGGGTCCGTGGTAGACTGCAGGGGACTACTAGAAAATGAAGG AACCGTGTACGAAGACTCGGGGCCTGGGAGGCCGCTCAGCTGCTTCATGGAGGAGCCAGCCCCTTACACGGATGGCCCTGGAGCCGCCGGCGGCGGCGGGAACTGCAGGTTCGTGGAATCCCCGAGTCAAGATCAGAGACTTCAGGCCCAACGGCTGCGGACTCCCGAGGTCCGAGGATCGCTCCAAACGCCGCAGAACCGACCCCATGGCCACCAGTCCCCGGAACTGCCCGAAGGCTACG AGCAAAGAACCACGGTGCAGGGGCAAGTTTACTTTCTGCACACACAGACCGGAGTTAGCACGTGGCACGACCCCCGGGTACCCAG AGACCTCAACAGCGTGAACTGTGATGAGCTCGGCCCGCTGCCCCCCGGCTGGGAAGTCAGGAGCACGGTTTCGGGCAGGATCTACTTCGTCGACCACAATAACCGCACCACGCAGTTCACGGACCCGAGGCTGCACCACATCATGAA TCACCAGTGCCGGCTGAAGGAgcccagccagcccctgcccttgccCAGCGAAGGCTCGGTGGAGGACGAGGAGCTCCCTGCCCAGAGGTACGAACGCGACCTCGTCCAGAAGCTCAAAGTCCTCAGGCACGAGCTGTCGCTGCAGCAGCCGCAGGCCGGCCACTGCCGCATCGAGGTTTCCCGAGAAGAAATATTTGAG GAGTCTTACCGCCAGATAATGAAGATGCGCCCGAAGGACTTGAAGAAGCGGCTGATGGTGAAGTTCcgtggggaggagggcctggatTACGGCGGCGTGGCGAG ggagtggctttacttgctgtgccacgagATGCTGAACCCCTACTACGGGCTCTTCCAGTACTCCACGGACAACAGCTACATGCTGCAGATCAACCCCGACTCCTCCATCAACCCC GACCACTTGTCTTACTTCCACTTCGTGGGTCGGATCATGGGCCTGGCCGTGTTCCACGGGCACTACATCAACGGGGGCTTCACGGTCCCCTTCTACAAGCAGCTGCTGGGGAAGCCCATCCAGCTGTCGGACCTGGAGTCGGTGGACCCGGAGCTGCACAAAAGCCTGGTGTGGATCCT GGAGAATGACATCACGCCGGTGCTGGACCACACGTTCTGCGTGGAGCACAATGCTTTCGGGCGGCTCCTTCAGCATGAACTCAAGCCCAACGGCAGGAACGTGCCCGTCACGGAGGAGAACAAGAAAGAATACGTCCG GCTGTACGTGAACTGGCGGTTCATGCGTGGGATCGAGGCCCAGTTCCTAGCCCTGCAGAAGGGCTTCAGCGAGCTCATCCCTCAGCACCTCCTGAAGCCGTTCGACCAGAAGGAGCTGGAG TTGATCATAGGCGGCCTGGACAAGATCGACTTGAACGACTGGAAGTCGAACACGCGGCTCAAGCACTGCGTGGCCGACAGCAACATCGTGCGCTGGTTCTGGCAGGCGGTGGAGACCTTCGACGAGGAGCGGAGGGCCCGGCTGCTGCAGTTCGTGACGGGGTCCACGCGCGTGCCGCTCCAAGGCTTCAAGGCCTTGCAAG GTTCCACAGGCGCCGCAGGGCCCCGGCTGTTCACCATCCACCTGATAGACGCCAACACAGACAACCTCCCCAAAGCGCATACCTG CTTTAACCGGATCGACATCCCCCCGTACGAGTCCTACGAGAAGCTCTACGAGAAGCTGCTGACCGCGGTGGAGGAGACCTGTGGGTTTGCCGTGGAGTGA
- the SMURF1 gene encoding E3 ubiquitin-protein ligase SMURF1 isoform X2 translates to MSNPGTRRSGSSIKIRLTVLCAKNLAKKDFFRLPDPFAKIVVDGSGQCHSTDTVKNTLDPKWNQHYDLYVGKSDSITISVWNHKKIHKKQGAGFLGCVRLLSNAVSRLKDTGYQRLDLCKLNPSDTDAVRGQIVVSLQTRDRIGTGGSVVDCRGLLENEGTVYEDSGPGRPLSCFMEEPAPYTDGPGAAGGGGNCRFVESPSQDQRLQAQRLRTPEVRGSLQTPQNRPHGHQSPELPEGYEQRTTVQGQVYFLHTQTGVSTWHDPRVPSPLGTIPGGDEAFLYEFLLQGHTAEPRDLNSVNCDELGPLPPGWEVRSTVSGRIYFVDHNNRTTQFTDPRLHHIMNHQCRLKEPSQPLPLPSEGSVEDEELPAQRYERDLVQKLKVLRHELSLQQPQAGHCRIEVSREEIFEESYRQIMKMRPKDLKKRLMVKFRGEEGLDYGGVAREWLYLLCHEMLNPYYGLFQYSTDNSYMLQINPDSSINPDHLSYFHFVGRIMGLAVFHGHYINGGFTVPFYKQLLGKPIQLSDLESVDPELHKSLVWILENDITPVLDHTFCVEHNAFGRLLQHELKPNGRNVPVTEENKKEYVRLYVNWRFMRGIEAQFLALQKGFSELIPQHLLKPFDQKELELIIGGLDKIDLNDWKSNTRLKHCVADSNIVRWFWQAVETFDEERRARLLQFVTGSTRVPLQGFKALQGAAGPRLFTIHLIDANTDNLPKAHTCFNRIDIPPYESYEKLYEKLLTAVEETCGFAVE, encoded by the exons tgTTATGTGCCAAGAACCTTGCAAAGAAGGACTTCTTCC gGCTCCCGGACCCCTTTGCGAAGATCGTCGTGGACGGGTCTGGCCAGTGCCACTCCACCGACACCGTGAAAAACACGCTGGACCCAAAGTGGAACCAGCATTACGACCT GTACGTGGGGAAATCGGACTCCATAACCATCAGCGTGTGGAACCACAAGAAGATTCACAAGAAGCAGGGCGCCGGCTTCCTGGGCTGCGTGCGGCTGCTCTCCAACGCCGTCAGCCGGCTGAAAGACACCGGAT ATCAGCGTTTGGATCTATGCAAACTAAATCCCTCCGACACTGACGCAGTTCGTGGCCAAATAGTGG TCAGTTTACAGACACGAGACAGGATAGGCACCGGCGGGTCCGTGGTAGACTGCAGGGGACTACTAGAAAATGAAGG AACCGTGTACGAAGACTCGGGGCCTGGGAGGCCGCTCAGCTGCTTCATGGAGGAGCCAGCCCCTTACACGGATGGCCCTGGAGCCGCCGGCGGCGGCGGGAACTGCAGGTTCGTGGAATCCCCGAGTCAAGATCAGAGACTTCAGGCCCAACGGCTGCGGACTCCCGAGGTCCGAGGATCGCTCCAAACGCCGCAGAACCGACCCCATGGCCACCAGTCCCCGGAACTGCCCGAAGGCTACG AGCAAAGAACCACGGTGCAGGGGCAAGTTTACTTTCTGCACACACAGACCGGAGTTAGCACGTGGCACGACCCCCGGGTACCCAG TCCCTTGGGGACCATTCCTGGGGGAGATGAAGCTTTTCTATACGAGTTCCTTCTCCAAGGCCATACAGCTGAGCCCAG AGACCTCAACAGCGTGAACTGTGATGAGCTCGGCCCGCTGCCCCCCGGCTGGGAAGTCAGGAGCACGGTTTCGGGCAGGATCTACTTCGTCGACCACAATAACCGCACCACGCAGTTCACGGACCCGAGGCTGCACCACATCATGAA TCACCAGTGCCGGCTGAAGGAgcccagccagcccctgcccttgccCAGCGAAGGCTCGGTGGAGGACGAGGAGCTCCCTGCCCAGAGGTACGAACGCGACCTCGTCCAGAAGCTCAAAGTCCTCAGGCACGAGCTGTCGCTGCAGCAGCCGCAGGCCGGCCACTGCCGCATCGAGGTTTCCCGAGAAGAAATATTTGAG GAGTCTTACCGCCAGATAATGAAGATGCGCCCGAAGGACTTGAAGAAGCGGCTGATGGTGAAGTTCcgtggggaggagggcctggatTACGGCGGCGTGGCGAG ggagtggctttacttgctgtgccacgagATGCTGAACCCCTACTACGGGCTCTTCCAGTACTCCACGGACAACAGCTACATGCTGCAGATCAACCCCGACTCCTCCATCAACCCC GACCACTTGTCTTACTTCCACTTCGTGGGTCGGATCATGGGCCTGGCCGTGTTCCACGGGCACTACATCAACGGGGGCTTCACGGTCCCCTTCTACAAGCAGCTGCTGGGGAAGCCCATCCAGCTGTCGGACCTGGAGTCGGTGGACCCGGAGCTGCACAAAAGCCTGGTGTGGATCCT GGAGAATGACATCACGCCGGTGCTGGACCACACGTTCTGCGTGGAGCACAATGCTTTCGGGCGGCTCCTTCAGCATGAACTCAAGCCCAACGGCAGGAACGTGCCCGTCACGGAGGAGAACAAGAAAGAATACGTCCG GCTGTACGTGAACTGGCGGTTCATGCGTGGGATCGAGGCCCAGTTCCTAGCCCTGCAGAAGGGCTTCAGCGAGCTCATCCCTCAGCACCTCCTGAAGCCGTTCGACCAGAAGGAGCTGGAG TTGATCATAGGCGGCCTGGACAAGATCGACTTGAACGACTGGAAGTCGAACACGCGGCTCAAGCACTGCGTGGCCGACAGCAACATCGTGCGCTGGTTCTGGCAGGCGGTGGAGACCTTCGACGAGGAGCGGAGGGCCCGGCTGCTGCAGTTCGTGACGGGGTCCACGCGCGTGCCGCTCCAAGGCTTCAAGGCCTTGCAAG GCGCCGCAGGGCCCCGGCTGTTCACCATCCACCTGATAGACGCCAACACAGACAACCTCCCCAAAGCGCATACCTG CTTTAACCGGATCGACATCCCCCCGTACGAGTCCTACGAGAAGCTCTACGAGAAGCTGCTGACCGCGGTGGAGGAGACCTGTGGGTTTGCCGTGGAGTGA
- the SMURF1 gene encoding E3 ubiquitin-protein ligase SMURF1 isoform X7 — MGDFSSPLKMLCAKNLAKKDFFRLPDPFAKIVVDGSGQCHSTDTVKNTLDPKWNQHYDLYVGKSDSITISVWNHKKIHKKQGAGFLGCVRLLSNAVSRLKDTGYQRLDLCKLNPSDTDAVRGQIVVSLQTRDRIGTGGSVVDCRGLLENEGTVYEDSGPGRPLSCFMEEPAPYTDGPGAAGGGGNCRFVESPSQDQRLQAQRLRTPEVRGSLQTPQNRPHGHQSPELPEGYEQRTTVQGQVYFLHTQTGVSTWHDPRVPSPLGTIPGGDEAFLYEFLLQGHTAEPRDLNSVNCDELGPLPPGWEVRSTVSGRIYFVDHNNRTTQFTDPRLHHIMNHQCRLKEPSQPLPLPSEGSVEDEELPAQRYERDLVQKLKVLRHELSLQQPQAGHCRIEVSREEIFEESYRQIMKMRPKDLKKRLMVKFRGEEGLDYGGVAREWLYLLCHEMLNPYYGLFQYSTDNSYMLQINPDSSINPDHLSYFHFVGRIMGLAVFHGHYINGGFTVPFYKQLLGKPIQLSDLESVDPELHKSLVWILENDITPVLDHTFCVEHNAFGRLLQHELKPNGRNVPVTEENKKEYVRLYVNWRFMRGIEAQFLALQKGFSELIPQHLLKPFDQKELELIIGGLDKIDLNDWKSNTRLKHCVADSNIVRWFWQAVETFDEERRARLLQFVTGSTRVPLQGFKALQGSTGAAGPRLFTIHLIDANTDNLPKAHTCFNRIDIPPYESYEKLYEKLLTAVEETCGFAVE; from the exons tgTTATGTGCCAAGAACCTTGCAAAGAAGGACTTCTTCC gGCTCCCGGACCCCTTTGCGAAGATCGTCGTGGACGGGTCTGGCCAGTGCCACTCCACCGACACCGTGAAAAACACGCTGGACCCAAAGTGGAACCAGCATTACGACCT GTACGTGGGGAAATCGGACTCCATAACCATCAGCGTGTGGAACCACAAGAAGATTCACAAGAAGCAGGGCGCCGGCTTCCTGGGCTGCGTGCGGCTGCTCTCCAACGCCGTCAGCCGGCTGAAAGACACCGGAT ATCAGCGTTTGGATCTATGCAAACTAAATCCCTCCGACACTGACGCAGTTCGTGGCCAAATAGTGG TCAGTTTACAGACACGAGACAGGATAGGCACCGGCGGGTCCGTGGTAGACTGCAGGGGACTACTAGAAAATGAAGG AACCGTGTACGAAGACTCGGGGCCTGGGAGGCCGCTCAGCTGCTTCATGGAGGAGCCAGCCCCTTACACGGATGGCCCTGGAGCCGCCGGCGGCGGCGGGAACTGCAGGTTCGTGGAATCCCCGAGTCAAGATCAGAGACTTCAGGCCCAACGGCTGCGGACTCCCGAGGTCCGAGGATCGCTCCAAACGCCGCAGAACCGACCCCATGGCCACCAGTCCCCGGAACTGCCCGAAGGCTACG AGCAAAGAACCACGGTGCAGGGGCAAGTTTACTTTCTGCACACACAGACCGGAGTTAGCACGTGGCACGACCCCCGGGTACCCAG TCCCTTGGGGACCATTCCTGGGGGAGATGAAGCTTTTCTATACGAGTTCCTTCTCCAAGGCCATACAGCTGAGCCCAG AGACCTCAACAGCGTGAACTGTGATGAGCTCGGCCCGCTGCCCCCCGGCTGGGAAGTCAGGAGCACGGTTTCGGGCAGGATCTACTTCGTCGACCACAATAACCGCACCACGCAGTTCACGGACCCGAGGCTGCACCACATCATGAA TCACCAGTGCCGGCTGAAGGAgcccagccagcccctgcccttgccCAGCGAAGGCTCGGTGGAGGACGAGGAGCTCCCTGCCCAGAGGTACGAACGCGACCTCGTCCAGAAGCTCAAAGTCCTCAGGCACGAGCTGTCGCTGCAGCAGCCGCAGGCCGGCCACTGCCGCATCGAGGTTTCCCGAGAAGAAATATTTGAG GAGTCTTACCGCCAGATAATGAAGATGCGCCCGAAGGACTTGAAGAAGCGGCTGATGGTGAAGTTCcgtggggaggagggcctggatTACGGCGGCGTGGCGAG ggagtggctttacttgctgtgccacgagATGCTGAACCCCTACTACGGGCTCTTCCAGTACTCCACGGACAACAGCTACATGCTGCAGATCAACCCCGACTCCTCCATCAACCCC GACCACTTGTCTTACTTCCACTTCGTGGGTCGGATCATGGGCCTGGCCGTGTTCCACGGGCACTACATCAACGGGGGCTTCACGGTCCCCTTCTACAAGCAGCTGCTGGGGAAGCCCATCCAGCTGTCGGACCTGGAGTCGGTGGACCCGGAGCTGCACAAAAGCCTGGTGTGGATCCT GGAGAATGACATCACGCCGGTGCTGGACCACACGTTCTGCGTGGAGCACAATGCTTTCGGGCGGCTCCTTCAGCATGAACTCAAGCCCAACGGCAGGAACGTGCCCGTCACGGAGGAGAACAAGAAAGAATACGTCCG GCTGTACGTGAACTGGCGGTTCATGCGTGGGATCGAGGCCCAGTTCCTAGCCCTGCAGAAGGGCTTCAGCGAGCTCATCCCTCAGCACCTCCTGAAGCCGTTCGACCAGAAGGAGCTGGAG TTGATCATAGGCGGCCTGGACAAGATCGACTTGAACGACTGGAAGTCGAACACGCGGCTCAAGCACTGCGTGGCCGACAGCAACATCGTGCGCTGGTTCTGGCAGGCGGTGGAGACCTTCGACGAGGAGCGGAGGGCCCGGCTGCTGCAGTTCGTGACGGGGTCCACGCGCGTGCCGCTCCAAGGCTTCAAGGCCTTGCAAG GTTCCACAGGCGCCGCAGGGCCCCGGCTGTTCACCATCCACCTGATAGACGCCAACACAGACAACCTCCCCAAAGCGCATACCTG CTTTAACCGGATCGACATCCCCCCGTACGAGTCCTACGAGAAGCTCTACGAGAAGCTGCTGACCGCGGTGGAGGAGACCTGTGGGTTTGCCGTGGAGTGA
- the SMURF1 gene encoding E3 ubiquitin-protein ligase SMURF1 isoform X1, with translation MSNPGTRRSGSSIKIRLTVLCAKNLAKKDFFRLPDPFAKIVVDGSGQCHSTDTVKNTLDPKWNQHYDLYVGKSDSITISVWNHKKIHKKQGAGFLGCVRLLSNAVSRLKDTGYQRLDLCKLNPSDTDAVRGQIVVSLQTRDRIGTGGSVVDCRGLLENEGTVYEDSGPGRPLSCFMEEPAPYTDGPGAAGGGGNCRFVESPSQDQRLQAQRLRTPEVRGSLQTPQNRPHGHQSPELPEGYEQRTTVQGQVYFLHTQTGVSTWHDPRVPSPLGTIPGGDEAFLYEFLLQGHTAEPRDLNSVNCDELGPLPPGWEVRSTVSGRIYFVDHNNRTTQFTDPRLHHIMNHQCRLKEPSQPLPLPSEGSVEDEELPAQRYERDLVQKLKVLRHELSLQQPQAGHCRIEVSREEIFEESYRQIMKMRPKDLKKRLMVKFRGEEGLDYGGVAREWLYLLCHEMLNPYYGLFQYSTDNSYMLQINPDSSINPDHLSYFHFVGRIMGLAVFHGHYINGGFTVPFYKQLLGKPIQLSDLESVDPELHKSLVWILENDITPVLDHTFCVEHNAFGRLLQHELKPNGRNVPVTEENKKEYVRLYVNWRFMRGIEAQFLALQKGFSELIPQHLLKPFDQKELELIIGGLDKIDLNDWKSNTRLKHCVADSNIVRWFWQAVETFDEERRARLLQFVTGSTRVPLQGFKALQGSTGAAGPRLFTIHLIDANTDNLPKAHTCFNRIDIPPYESYEKLYEKLLTAVEETCGFAVE, from the exons tgTTATGTGCCAAGAACCTTGCAAAGAAGGACTTCTTCC gGCTCCCGGACCCCTTTGCGAAGATCGTCGTGGACGGGTCTGGCCAGTGCCACTCCACCGACACCGTGAAAAACACGCTGGACCCAAAGTGGAACCAGCATTACGACCT GTACGTGGGGAAATCGGACTCCATAACCATCAGCGTGTGGAACCACAAGAAGATTCACAAGAAGCAGGGCGCCGGCTTCCTGGGCTGCGTGCGGCTGCTCTCCAACGCCGTCAGCCGGCTGAAAGACACCGGAT ATCAGCGTTTGGATCTATGCAAACTAAATCCCTCCGACACTGACGCAGTTCGTGGCCAAATAGTGG TCAGTTTACAGACACGAGACAGGATAGGCACCGGCGGGTCCGTGGTAGACTGCAGGGGACTACTAGAAAATGAAGG AACCGTGTACGAAGACTCGGGGCCTGGGAGGCCGCTCAGCTGCTTCATGGAGGAGCCAGCCCCTTACACGGATGGCCCTGGAGCCGCCGGCGGCGGCGGGAACTGCAGGTTCGTGGAATCCCCGAGTCAAGATCAGAGACTTCAGGCCCAACGGCTGCGGACTCCCGAGGTCCGAGGATCGCTCCAAACGCCGCAGAACCGACCCCATGGCCACCAGTCCCCGGAACTGCCCGAAGGCTACG AGCAAAGAACCACGGTGCAGGGGCAAGTTTACTTTCTGCACACACAGACCGGAGTTAGCACGTGGCACGACCCCCGGGTACCCAG TCCCTTGGGGACCATTCCTGGGGGAGATGAAGCTTTTCTATACGAGTTCCTTCTCCAAGGCCATACAGCTGAGCCCAG AGACCTCAACAGCGTGAACTGTGATGAGCTCGGCCCGCTGCCCCCCGGCTGGGAAGTCAGGAGCACGGTTTCGGGCAGGATCTACTTCGTCGACCACAATAACCGCACCACGCAGTTCACGGACCCGAGGCTGCACCACATCATGAA TCACCAGTGCCGGCTGAAGGAgcccagccagcccctgcccttgccCAGCGAAGGCTCGGTGGAGGACGAGGAGCTCCCTGCCCAGAGGTACGAACGCGACCTCGTCCAGAAGCTCAAAGTCCTCAGGCACGAGCTGTCGCTGCAGCAGCCGCAGGCCGGCCACTGCCGCATCGAGGTTTCCCGAGAAGAAATATTTGAG GAGTCTTACCGCCAGATAATGAAGATGCGCCCGAAGGACTTGAAGAAGCGGCTGATGGTGAAGTTCcgtggggaggagggcctggatTACGGCGGCGTGGCGAG ggagtggctttacttgctgtgccacgagATGCTGAACCCCTACTACGGGCTCTTCCAGTACTCCACGGACAACAGCTACATGCTGCAGATCAACCCCGACTCCTCCATCAACCCC GACCACTTGTCTTACTTCCACTTCGTGGGTCGGATCATGGGCCTGGCCGTGTTCCACGGGCACTACATCAACGGGGGCTTCACGGTCCCCTTCTACAAGCAGCTGCTGGGGAAGCCCATCCAGCTGTCGGACCTGGAGTCGGTGGACCCGGAGCTGCACAAAAGCCTGGTGTGGATCCT GGAGAATGACATCACGCCGGTGCTGGACCACACGTTCTGCGTGGAGCACAATGCTTTCGGGCGGCTCCTTCAGCATGAACTCAAGCCCAACGGCAGGAACGTGCCCGTCACGGAGGAGAACAAGAAAGAATACGTCCG GCTGTACGTGAACTGGCGGTTCATGCGTGGGATCGAGGCCCAGTTCCTAGCCCTGCAGAAGGGCTTCAGCGAGCTCATCCCTCAGCACCTCCTGAAGCCGTTCGACCAGAAGGAGCTGGAG TTGATCATAGGCGGCCTGGACAAGATCGACTTGAACGACTGGAAGTCGAACACGCGGCTCAAGCACTGCGTGGCCGACAGCAACATCGTGCGCTGGTTCTGGCAGGCGGTGGAGACCTTCGACGAGGAGCGGAGGGCCCGGCTGCTGCAGTTCGTGACGGGGTCCACGCGCGTGCCGCTCCAAGGCTTCAAGGCCTTGCAAG GTTCCACAGGCGCCGCAGGGCCCCGGCTGTTCACCATCCACCTGATAGACGCCAACACAGACAACCTCCCCAAAGCGCATACCTG CTTTAACCGGATCGACATCCCCCCGTACGAGTCCTACGAGAAGCTCTACGAGAAGCTGCTGACCGCGGTGGAGGAGACCTGTGGGTTTGCCGTGGAGTGA